Proteins encoded within one genomic window of Variovorax sp. OAS795:
- a CDS encoding amino acid ABC transporter permease, with amino-acid sequence MSSHHRAPLKFSWNNPEFRALAYQFVVVGLAALLAYYLVSNTLHNLATRNIATGFAFLEREAGFAIGESLIEYSPSDTYARAILVGLANTLRVSAVALVLATMLGVIVGIARLSSNWLVARLASAYVELIRNVPLLLQLLIWYAVIGELLPGPKAAFHPLPGIYLSNRGMLMPSVDGPAVTGILWGLVLAAIAIFAVSRWQRARRRQTGVPARLWPIALTFLLLMPTVGWLLGGREFHLSIPHRSGFNFEGGWALSPELFALLVGLVTYTAGFIAEIVRAGVQSVSHGQWEAAQTLGLPRSRVLRLVILPQALRVIVPPTTSQYLNLVKNSSLAVAIGYPDLVSVVNTVLNQTGQAIEGVLIIMAAFMTVSLTVSLLMNWYNKRIALVER; translated from the coding sequence CACCATCGCGCACCGCTCAAGTTCAGCTGGAACAACCCGGAGTTCAGGGCACTTGCCTATCAGTTCGTCGTCGTTGGGCTGGCCGCCCTCTTGGCGTACTACCTCGTCTCCAACACCTTGCACAACCTCGCGACGCGCAACATCGCGACTGGTTTTGCATTTCTGGAAAGAGAAGCGGGTTTCGCCATCGGCGAGTCGCTGATCGAGTATTCCCCATCGGACACCTACGCCCGCGCCATTCTCGTGGGACTCGCCAACACGCTGCGGGTCTCCGCCGTCGCATTGGTGTTGGCCACGATGCTCGGCGTCATTGTCGGGATCGCGAGGTTGTCGAGCAATTGGCTCGTCGCGCGGCTGGCAAGTGCATACGTGGAACTGATCCGCAATGTGCCGCTTCTGCTGCAACTGTTGATCTGGTATGCCGTCATCGGTGAACTGCTGCCGGGTCCGAAGGCGGCCTTTCATCCGCTTCCGGGTATCTACCTGTCCAACCGAGGCATGCTGATGCCATCGGTGGACGGACCGGCCGTGACGGGAATTCTTTGGGGACTGGTGCTCGCCGCAATCGCCATCTTCGCGGTCAGCCGATGGCAGCGCGCCAGACGGCGCCAGACCGGTGTCCCAGCCAGACTGTGGCCTATTGCGCTGACGTTCCTGCTGCTGATGCCGACGGTCGGCTGGCTGCTCGGAGGGCGCGAATTTCATCTCAGCATTCCTCACCGGAGCGGGTTCAACTTCGAGGGAGGCTGGGCGCTCTCTCCCGAGCTGTTCGCATTGCTGGTCGGGCTCGTCACCTACACCGCGGGGTTCATTGCGGAGATCGTCCGTGCCGGCGTCCAATCGGTGAGCCATGGCCAATGGGAGGCGGCACAGACGCTCGGGCTTCCCAGGTCGCGCGTGCTTCGGCTCGTGATCTTGCCCCAGGCGCTCCGCGTCATCGTTCCCCCCACGACGAGCCAGTACCTGAACCTGGTCAAGAACAGCTCGCTCGCCGTCGCAATCGGCTACCCCGACCTGGTTTCCGTCGTCAACACCGTCCTCAACCAGACCGGCCAGGCGATCGAGGGCGTCCTGATCATCATGGCGGCCTTCATGACCGTGAGCCTGACGGTTTCGCTGTTGATGAACTGGTACAACAAGCGCATCGCGCTGGTGGAAAGATGA